A region of the Pseudomonas silesiensis genome:
CTGGCGTTGCAGTTCCGGCTGGGGCTTGACCCGCAGGCATGGGCTGTCGGTGTGGGCGCCGACCAGGCGAATCCCGCCGTGCAGCGGCGAGTGACGGCCCATCTTGATCGCAACGATCGAAGAGTCGTTACGGGTGACGTAGTAACGCCCATGGGCTTCGGTGGTCCAGGGCTCGCGCTCGTCCAGGCGTTGGAAGCCGGCCGCTTCCAGGCGTTGAACAAGGCTGGCGGTGGCATGAAAGGGGGTAGGGGAGGCCTTGAGGAAGTCGATCAGGCCTTGGTTCAACTCTTCGCGCATAAATAGCTCCAGACAGCAGTGGAGCCAGTTTAACGTATTGGTCGGGGGCTTTGGGCATGACGTGAACCGCTCACGTCAGCTCGCCGCCTCGAGCCGATTTATCAGGTACTTCATGATGATCCGCTCATCCTCGGGCTTTTCCGGCCGGGGCAGTTGCGCAGGCCAGCCCTGCTTCGTCTCCAGCAGCTTTTTCTGACGGCTGCGGTCCCAACGAAGAACCTCCCGCGAGGCACTTTCCCACCACTCGTGGCGGCAAGCCGTGTAGTACGGGTGATCGGGTGCCGCGCTGCCGTACAGCAGATCGCGCCCGACCTTTCTCAGCGGGCCGCGCTGGTGGCGCAACTTCCATTTTATTTTCAGCCGCTGCCAGGCCGAAGGAAAGGGTTTCGCCCGCGGTACACCACGGCACAGTTCGACCAGGTTCTGACTGAATGCCTCGCCATGCCGAGTGAAGAAAAGCGCCTGCATCGCGTGGAAAAAGCGTTTATCGGCAAAGTAGTGATAGATGTGCTTTTTGGTTTCACGTACAGGTTTGCCGTGCAGGGCGAACGACAGGGCGATCTGCTCGATGGTGTGAATGTCGAAGCCGTCGCGGGTCCATTCGTCGATGGACTGGATGGACGCTTCAAACATCGCCGTGTCGTGATCAGTCACGCCGCACACGCCGCTGTTGAATAGCTTGAAACCGTTATCCGCGGTGACGCCCCGGGCGCGCAGGCAACCGCCGAGCTTCCTGTAGTCGGGGCGTTCGTGGACGTTTTTCCAGTGGTATTCGAACCGGTCCATCAGGTAGTGCCCCGGTTCAATCCGATCAAGGATCTGCATCGGGTCGCGCAGGAACAAGGTGTCGGTGTCGATGAACAAGGTCTTTTGCGCCAGCGTCAGCCCATAGGCAATCGCGCAGGCCTTGCGGCGATGGTGGTAGCCGTTTGCGCCTTGCCACAGGGTCAGGGTTTCCTGGGTCAGGGTGACGGTTTCCACTGGCCAGCCGGCATAGTCCTGCGGACGATCCGTGAGGATTCTGATGCTCGGCAACTTGCCGTTCCTGGCGTGGGACAGCGCGGTCAAAATGCTGAACTTGGCTTCCCGCCGATACACCTCATGGTCGCCGTAGATCAGGTAAAGCAACTGGTGTCGGGTTTTTTCGACGGGTATCGCCAGGAAATCGGTACAACTCATCCGGATAACTATCCTTTCTCTGAAGCGGTGTGCTTAAAACGGTGCCGGGCATTCGAAGCGCAAGCGTTCGCCGGTTTGCGGATGGGTGAAGCTGAGCATGCTGGCGTGCAGGCACAGGCGCGGCCAGGCGGCCAGGGCCTGTTCATGCGCATAGAGCCCGTCACCCAACAGCGGATGACCGATGGACAGCATGTGCACGCGCAGTTGATGGGAGCGGCCGGTGATCGGTGTCAGTTCGACGCGGCACCAGTCGCCGCAACGTTCCAGCACGCGCCAGAAGGTCAGGGCATGCTTGCCGAACTCATGGTCCACCACGTGGCGTGGTTTGGTCGGCGGGTCGTAACGCAGGGGCAGATCGATGCTGCCGCTGTCGAGTGCCGGTTGGCCCCAGCACAATGCGGTGTAGGCTTTTTCGGTTTCGCGGTCGTGAAATTGCCGAGACAGCTCGCGATGAGTGTCCGGATCACGGGCCAGCAGAATAATGCCGGACGTTTCCCAATCCAGTCGATGGACGATTCGCGCTTCCGGGTAGCCGTTTTCTTGCAGGCGGGTAATCAGGCAGTCCTTGTTGTCGTCGGCCCGGCCAGGGACGGAAAGCAGCAGGGTCGGTTTATCCACCACCAATACGGCGGCGTCCTGATGGATGATGCGGATGTTGGACAGCGGCATTAAAACAGCCTCGTAACAAACGCCAACGGCGGCTCAGACCCCTTGGCACCCCGTAGGAGCGAAGCTTGCTCGCGAAAGCATCACCTCGGTCTATCAGGTAGACCGGGTTGCCGGCTTCGCGAGCAAGCTTCGCTCCTACGGAATGCGGGAAAGTCTGAGCCGCCGTGGCTCCTTTCGGATCGACTCAGCGATCCGGCAGGGTGATATTGAGTTCCAGGATCGAGCAGCTGCCCTGGTTTTCCAGAGCGACGTGCACGTCATCGGACCCGATATTGACGTACTTGCGGATCACTTCCACCAGTTCCTTCTGCAAGGCTGGCAAGTAATCCGGCGTACTGCGCTGGCCGCGTTCATGCGCCACGATGATCTGTAGACGCTCTTTCGCTACCGAGGCGGTACTTGGCTTCTTGTTGGCACGAAAGAAGTCAAAAATGTTCATTTACCTACCTCCAAACAAGCGCTCGAAGAATCCCTTCTTCGTGACATCGAGGAAGCGATGTTCCACGGTTTTACCCAGCAGGCGATCGACCGCATCGCTGTACGCCTGGCCGGCGTCGCTCTGATCGTCGAGAATCACCGGCACGCCGGAGTTGGAAGCCTTGAGTACCGCCTGGGATTCCGGAATGACACCCAGCAGGGCGACCGCCAGGATTTCCTTGACGTCTTCGACGCCGAGCATTTCGCCGTCACTGACCCGTTGTGGGTTGTAACGGGTCAACAACAAGTGTTCCTTGATCGGCTCTTCGCCGTTTTCAGCGCGTCGCGACTTGCTGGCCAGCAGGCCAAGCATGCGGTCCGAGTCACGTACCGAGGACACTTCCGGGTTGGTCACGATGATCGCTTCATCGGCGAAATACATCGCCAGGTGAGCACCTTTCTCGATGCCGGCCGGGGAATCGCAGACGACGAATTCGAAGTCTGCCTTGAGCGCCATCAGGACTTTTTCCACGCCTTCGACAGTCAGCGCGTCTTTGTCGCGGGTCTGACTGGCGGCCAGGACGTAGAGGTTCTCAAGGCGCTTGTCCTTGATCAGGGCTTGCTGCAGGTTGGCTTCGCCGTTCACCACGTTGACGAAGTCATACACCACGCGACGCTCGCAACCCATGATCAGGTCGAGGTTACGCAGGCCGACGTCGAAGTCGACGATGACTGTTTTGTGACCACGCAGAGCGAGGCCGGTACCGATAGCGGCGCTGGTGGTGGTCTTACCCACACCACCCTTGCCGGATGTAACCACGAGAATCTTGGCCAAGGTGTTTCACCCCTAAGGAAAAAGGACATTTAGCCCCTGAAAAACATCTCTTGAAAAACTACTGCAGTCGGACAGCCTTGGCTGGAATCCGGTTCAGAGCGGCACTTACTTGCGGTAAACACTACTTGTAGCCTTTTTCCTACTTCGTTTGAGCCGTTTTCGCTGCGTTTTAGAGATGCTTGGAAAATGCGGCAGTATCCGTTAAAGCCGAATGATGTTCAACACATCGCCCGACAGGCTGACCTGCACGCCCGATCCCCACAAAGGGTCGCGACGCAGATCCTCCGAAACTTTGTAGTGACCTGCAATGGAGACTAGTTCAGCGCTCATCTGCTGGCAGAAAATCCTGGCTTTGGTGTCGCCTTTGACCCCGGCCAATACACGACCACGCATCGGGCCGTATACATGGATGTTCCCATCGGCGAGAAGTTCCGCCCCGGGACTGACCGACGAGACCACTACCAGATCGCAACCCTGGGCATAAATCTGCTGGCCACCGCGTACGGGCGACGTGATGATCTTGGTCGGCTTGATCGTTGGCTCCGGCGGTTTTTCCGGTTTTTTCTTTACCTCGCCTTCGTGCGGGTCCAGCGCACGTTCCCGGGCACCGGACGGTGGCAGCACCGGGAGGTCGACCGCGATGGCGGCGGCGATGTCCTCGATTCGGCTGGCGCGGATCGCCAGGGTGCGCAGGCCGTGCTGGCGGCAAATGCGCATCAGGCCTGGCAGATCGACGGCGCCTTCGTGGGGCGGCAGTTTGTCCAGGGCCAGCACCAACGGCGCGTTACTGAAGAAGTTGGGCGCCTGGGCCACCTTGGCGGCCAGTTGCCGATCGAGGTTCTCGAGGTCGTTACGGGCCAGTTCCAGCACCGTGATGGCAAGCATGCTGCCCTTCAACTGGAACACGGGATCTTGGTCTAGCGGATCGATTTTGCTCATGTCGGCATACAACGGCTTGTCACTAAAAGTGCCGAGACTTATAACGAGAACGCCCGCGGGCCGCAAGCCGGGTCGAACGATGTAGAATGCGCGGCCACTGTCTTGACGGAAGCTTTAATGGATCGTCCGCGTTTTCGAACAGCATTTATTTCTCCGCGTTTCTGGCCGCTGTGGTGCGGGCTGGGGCTGTTGTGGCTGATTGTCCAGTTGCCGTACCCGGCATTGCTGGCAATCGGTCGCGCCCTGGGTGCATTGATGTATCGAGTGGCCGGCGACAGACGGCGCATTGCCAAGCGCAATCTGGAGCTGTGTTTCCCAGAAAAAACCGCCGCCGAGCGCAAGCGCCTGCTCAAGGATAACTTCGCCTCCACCGGCATCGCCTTCTTCGAGATGGCCATGAGCTGGTGGTGGTCGCGGGAACGCCTGGCGAAACTGGCCCATGTCGAAGGGCTGGAGCACTTGCAAAAGGCCCAGCGCGAAGGCAAGGGCGTGATCCTGATGGCCGTGCATTTCACCACGCTGGAAATCGGCGCGGCGTTGCTCGGCCAGCAACACACCATCGACGGCATGTACCGCGAGCACAAGAATCCGTTGTTCGACTATATCCAGCGTCGTGGTCGCGAGCGGCACAACCTCGACTCGCTGGCGGTGGAGCGCGACGACGTGCGGGGCATGCTCAAACTGCTGCGGGCCGGCCGGGCCATCTGGTACGCACCGGACCAGGACTACGGCGCCAAACAAAGTATCTTCGTGCCGCTGTTCGGCATTCAGGCCGCGACCGTCACCGCCACCAGCAAGTTTGCCCGGCTGGGCAAGTCGCTGGTGGTGCCGTTCACCCAGGAGCGCCTGGCGGACGGCAGCGGTTATCGACTGGTGATCCATGCGCCGCTCGAGGGTTTCCCCGGCGAGAGCGAAGAAGCCGATTGCATTCGCATCAATCAGTGGGTCGAAGGCGTGTTGCGCGAATGTCCGCAGCAATACCTGTGGGCCCATCGCCGCTTCAAGAGCCGACCGCCGGGCGAGCCCAAGCTGTACGCGAAACGCGGTTGATCGACCCCTGTAGGAGCAGCCGGTCGACGCTCGATTGCTCGCGAAAAACTTGAGAGCACCGCGGGGTGTCAGGCTGCGAACGTCATCGTTGACGACCTTCGCGAGCAAGCTCGCTCCTACAGGTATTGTATTAGGCAGGATTGGAGCAATGACATCCGATCCAGCACGATGGAGATTGCCATGAGTCCTGCTGAACCGGTCACAGGCTTGATTCTTTCCGGTGGCGGGGCCCGGGCGGCCTATCAGGTCGGTGTGCTGGCGGCGATTGCCGAACTGCTGCCGGTGGGTGCCAGCAATCCGTTTCCGGTAATCGTCGGCACGTCGGCCGGGGCGATCAACGCGGTCAGCCTGGCCAGTGGGGCGATGGATTTTCGCGGCGCCATCGAAGCGCTTACCGCGTTCTGGCAGGGCTTTCGCAGTCACCTGGTATTGCGCAGTGACTGGCCCGGTGTGATCCATCAGGCCAGCCGTTTTGTCAGTCACAACCTGATGGGCATCGGCGCCCAGGTTCCGGTGGCCCTGCTCAACAGTTCTCCGCTGCGCGGGTTGCTTAACGACAAATTGAACATGACCGGGATTGACCAAGCCATTGCGCAGAAGCAGCTGCAGGCAGTGGCGGTGACCGCGTTCGGTTACGAGTCCGGTCAGGCCGTCACGTTTTATCAGGGCGGCGGCACCATCGACGCCTGGTTGCGCCATCGACGAATCGGCGTGCCGACCCAATTGACGGTCGAACATCTGCTGGCGAGTTCCGCCATTCCCTTGCTCTTCGCTCCGGTAAAAATCGGCGAAGAGTATTTCGGCGATGGCGCGGTACGCCAGTCGGCACCGATCAGCCCGGCCCTGCACCTGGGTGCCAGCCGGGTGCTGGTGGTGGGCGTCAGCGGCAACCCCCGCGGTGTCGACCCGCAGCAGCCGCTGCAACGCGCCTACACCGGTCAGCAGCCGACCCTGGCGCAGATTGGCGGGCACATGCTCAACAGCACGTTCATCGACAGTCTGGAAAGCGACATCGAGTTGCTGCAGCGTCTGAATCAGTTCGGTCATCTGTTGCCCGACGGCACACCGACCCGTGCGCTCGGCGTGGCGCCGGTGGAGGTGCTGGTGATTTCACCGAGCCAGCCGATCGATGAAATTGCCGCGCGCCATCGCCAGGAATTGCCGGCGGCACTGCGCCTGTTTCTGCGCGGGCCGGGGGCGACCAAGACCAGCGGGGCGGGGGTGTTGAGTTATCTGCTGTTCGAGGCGGGGTATTGCAGCGAGTTGATTGAACTGGGGCGGCGGGATGCGTTGGCCAAGCGGGGTGAGTTGTCCCGGTTTCTCGGGTTGGCGGAATCTGTGGTTCCCGCTTGAAATCGGCAGTGCGGCCATCGTCGGAACGCCGCCCGGAGCAAGCCCGCTCCCACAGGTGTTGTGTCGTTCGCCAATCAGGTGAACGACTCAAAACCCTGTGGGAGCGGGCTTGCCCGCGATGGCGTCCTCACTAACGCCACTGAATCAGAAGTGGAGCTTCACCAAAAAGCTCGTGGTGCTCTGATCGGTCTTGAACACCTGGCTATCCTTGATCCCATACTTATCCGACCAATAGTCATACTCCACACCCACATACAACTGCTTCTCACCAAAATTCAGCGCCTTGCCCAAGTCATATTTAACCTGCGGGTTGAAGTGCAGGTTGGCGTGGTAGTCGCCTTTGGAATTCGAGTCGTTATCCACCACCCAGTCCATGAAACCATCGATCAGGATGTTCGAATCGCCGACCGGAATGGTGTAGGACCACACCGGCGTGATCTGCCAGACGTTGTCGCCCGCACGGCTGCCTTCGGTGTGGCGCTGATAGAAGTTCAGCTGGAAGTAATCGAAGCCCGGGATGGCCAGGTCGAAACCCGGACCGATCAGGTACGACTCGGTATCGCCTTCACCGAACTCGTAGGTCATGGCCAGCAGGACGTCTTTGATCGGGCCGAATTCGATTTTCTGGTCGAGGACCTTGCCCAGGGAAATGCGCGGCTGGAACTCACCGTAATAGGTGTTCGGGCCGGCGTTGAAGTCTTTTTCACCGTTGTAGAAGATCTTGTCGACGAAGAAAAAGTTATCCCCATAGGTCCAGGCGTCGGCATGTTCGAAGGTGACGGTCTGCTGGATGCGCGGGTTGACCTGGAAGTCCTTGCCATACAGATAGGTCAGGCTGTTGTTCTGCCATTGCAGCAGGTCGGCGGCCATGGCCTGGCCACCGGCCAGCAAGGATCCCGCGAGCATCAGGCTAGTGCACGTACGTTTCATTCGGTTGCTCCCAAAAAGTTGGTGTTCCACGTTATTTTTCTAAGGTCGGCGCTCTGGTTTGGCGCCTTTTTCTTTAACTGTAAAAATTCATCCAATCGGTCAGCTTCGGTGCTGTTGCACAGCGCTGGGCCAAGGCGTTCGACAAGCAAAAAAACTCCCGCTCGGCTGTTCGAGAACAGTCGATTGAGAGGGGGGGTGGAATGCCTTGATACCGTCCAGAGCCGGGATAAGTTGGCTTTCTGGTCAGGAATTAAATCCGGGCTTTTTTTTAAAGCGGATTCGGGCGGCGGCGGAGAATACTGACTCCTTGGCCAGGTCTCAAGTGCCCCGCAACAGCGCACCGATGACAGGACGGGGGCACGGTTGCGGGTCATCTTAAAAGTGCACCTTCACCAGCAGGCTGGTGGTGTTCTCATTGGTGTCGAAGTTGCCGTTGTTTTCGATGCCGTATTTGTCTTTCCAATAGCTGTATTCGACGCCGACGTACACCTGTTTCTCCCGCCAGCCCATGGCCTTGCCCAGGTCGTACTTGATCTGCGGGTTGAAGTGCAGGTTGGCGTGATAAGTGCCATGTGAGTTCTGGTCGTTATCCACGACCCAGTCGATGTAGCCGTCGATCAACAGGTTCGAGTTGCCCAATGGCAGGGAGTAGGACCAGGCCGGCGTGATCTGCCAGACATCGTCGCCGGGACGCGAGCCTTCGGTCTGGCGATAGTAGAAGTTCAAGGTGAAAAAGTTGAAGCCCGGTACCGCGAGGTCGAAACCGGGGCCGATCAGATAGGCCTCGGTGTCGTCTTCGCCATTCTCGTAGGTCATGGCCAGCAACACGTCCTTGATCGGGCCGAATTCGACGCGGCGGTCAAGGATTTTGCCGAAGGAGAGGCGCGGACTGAACTCGCCGTAATAGGCGTGAACGCCTTTGTTTCGATCCTTCTCGCCGTTGTAATACGTGCTGTCGACGAACAGGAAATTGTCGCCGTACTTCCAGCGGTCGGCATGCTCGAACGTCACCGTTTGCTGGATCGACGGATTGACCGCGAAGTCCTTGCCATACAGGTAGCTCAGGCTGTTGGTTTGCCACAGCAGTAAATCGCCGGCCATGGCCTGACTGGCGACCAGAAGACCGCCGCACAACACCATGTTTGTCTGTGTCCGAATCATCTGTTGCTCCCTCTTGTTTTTATTGTTTGAGGCGCAGGCAGCCACTGACCTCTGTAGGAGCTGGCGTGCCAGCGAAGAGGCCGCAACTTTCACCATCTATGTTGTCTGACACACCGCCTTCGCCGGCAAGCCGGCTCCCACAGGGGGGGGCGGCGTTACCGGGTCAATGCGGGTGCGCGTGGCAATCGTTGATGGCCGCGCGTTCGGCGCCGCCGAGGATGTTGAACAGCAGGTTCAGCGCCAGCGCACTCAAGGTCGCCATCGCGATGCCGCTGTGGGTAATCGGGCTCATCCACAACGGCAGGTGCGCGAAGAATTCCGGGCGCACCACCGGGATCAACCCCATGCCGATGCTGACCGCCACCAGCAACTGGTTGCGACGGTCACCGATGTCGGCTTCCTGAAGAATCTTGATGCCGGTGGCGGCGACCATGCCGAACATCGCGATGGCTGCACCGCCCAATACCGCCGGTGGAATCGACGCCACCAGGAAGGCCGCTTTCGGCAGCAGGCTCAGCACCACCAGCAAACCGCCGGCAACGATCGTCACCGAGCGGCAACGCACGCCCGTCATCTGCACCAGGCCGATATTCTGGGCGAAGGAGGAGTGGGTGAAGGTGTTGAAGAACCCGGCGAAGAACGAGGCGCCGGCATCGCAGAGCAAACCGCGACGCAGCATACGCGGGCAGACTTCCTGGCCGGTGATCTTGCCCAGCGCAAGGAACATCCCGGTGGACTCGACGAAGATGATCACCACCACCAGGCACATGGAAAGAATCGGCGCGAGCTCGAACTTCGGCATGCCGAAATGCAGGGGGGTGACGATTTGCAGCCACGGCGCCTGGGCCATGCCGCTGAGGTCGACCATGCCGATCAAGCCGCAGATCACGTAGCCCAGGCACATGCCGATCAGCACGGAAATGTTGACCCAGAAACCGCGCATGAAGCGATGAACCAGCAGAATGGTGGCCAGCACCAGGGCGGCGATGGCGAGGTAAATCGGCGAGCCGAATTGTGCGGCGCCAGCGCCGCCACCGGCCCAGTTCACCGCCACGGGGAACAGCGACAAACCGATCGAGGTAATGACCGTGCCGGTCACCAGCGGCGGGAAGAAGCGGACGACCTTGGACATGAACGGCGCGATGAGCATGCCGAAGAACCCGGCGGCGATGGTCGCGCCGAAGATCCCCTGCATGCCGATGCCCGGCATGCCGGCCATCGCCACCATGCTGCCGACAGCCGCGAAACTGGCGCCCATCATCACCGGCATGCGGATGCCCATTGGGCCGATGCCCAGCGATTGGACGATGGTGGCGATCCCGGCGACCAGCAGGTCGGCGTTGATCAGGAAGGCGATTTCTTCACGACTCAGGCCAGCGGCCTGTCCGATGATCAGCGGCACGGCGATGGCTCCGCCGTACATCAGCAAGACGTGTTGCAGGCCGACCAGGATCAGTTGCAAAAGGGGCAAACGCTGAATGGCGGGTGCGTCGGGGATGCGGGCTTCGGATAGCTCGGACATGCAACACCTCGGATCTTTTTTATTCTTGTGATTATTTGCAACAGGTAGACCGCGTTGCGGCCGTTCGCGGGCAAGCCTCGCTCCTACAGGGACACTGCATATCCGTAGGAGCGAGGCTTGCCCGCGAAGCTTTCAGCGATTATTGAGTCGGAGCACCCTGCACAATCCACGCACCAATCAGGTCACGTTCCTGCTGGGTCATCTGGGTGATGTTGCCCAGCGGCATGATCTGACTGGTGACGGCTTGCGCCTGGATCCGCGCAGCGTTCTGACGGATCTGCTCGGGGGTATCGAACATCACGCCCGCCGGTGCCGCACTGAACAGCGGGCTGGTCGGTTTGGCCGAATGACAGACCGTGCAGCGTTCCTGAATCACGTTGTGCACCTTGTCAAAGCCAGGACCTGCGTTGGACGCTTGCGCCGGTGCGGTGGCAGGCGCTTCTGCGGGTTTTGCTTCTGCCGGTTTCAAACCACCGCCCACTGCTGTTTCCGGCAGAGGCTGGTATTGGATCTTCGCTGGGGCGTTGGCCACTTCAGGCGCGCTGGACATCGGCTTCGGACCGGACACATAAGCCAGGCAAATCATGCCCACCGCTGCCACGGGCAGGGTCCAGGCATATTTGTGGCTGTCGTGACGGGTGTTGAAGTAGTGACGCACCAACACCGCCAGCACCGCGATCCCGGCCAGGATCAGCCAGTTGTACTGGCTGCCATAGGTGCTCGGGAAGTGGTTGCTGATCATGATGAACAGCACCGGCAAGGTGAAGTAGTTGTTGTGACGCGAACGCAGCAGGCCTTTGGCCGGCAGCGCCGGATCGGGCGTGCGGTTCTCGGCGATCGCCGCCACCAGTGCCCGTTGCGCCGGCATGATGATGCGGAACACGTTGCCGACCATGATGGTGCCGATGATCGCGCCGACGTGCAGGTAGGCACCACGACCGCTGAACACCTTGCTGAAGCCGTAGGCGGCGCCAATGATCAGCACGAACAGGATGAAACCGAGCAGGGCAGGGCGTTTACCCAGGGCCGAGTCGCAGAGGAAGGAGTAGACGAACCAGCCGACGAACAACGAACCGATGCCCAGCAGAACACCTTCAGGGCCGGTCAGGCTGCTGCCCGGAGCGAGCAGGTACAGGGTCGGGTTGGAGTAGAACACCACGCACAGCAGCGCGATCCCCGACAGCCAGGTGAAGTAGGCTTCCCATTTGAACCAGTGCAGGTTGTCCGGCATGGTGGGTGGGGCCAGCTTGTATTTTTCCAGGTGATAGATACCGCCGCCATGGATCGCCCACAAATCGCCGGCCAGGCCGCTTTTCGGGTTGACCCGGTTGAGGTTGTTCTCCAGCCAGACGAAATAGAACGACGCACCGATCCAGGCCACGCCAGTAATCATGTGAACCCAGCGCACGCTCAGGTTCAGCCATTCCAACAGATGTGCTTCCACAGTCTTTACCTCTCGCCTGTCACTCTGTTGTCGAGTGATCAGACCTTCTCTTATTGGTGGGGGGCAAGGATCAAACGCTCATCCTCTTTGAAAAAATGCTCATCGCAGTTATTGCCTGTGCCACTGCGATCAACCACCAGGAAGTCATCCCGCTTTTCGATCGTCAGCACCGGGTGGTGCCAGACGCCGCGATGGTAATTAATGCCCTGCCTGCCGTTGGTGACGAAGGCGCGGACCAAGCCTGATACAGGTTCATCGCCAAGTGGCGCGACCACGATCAGAAAAGGGTTGCCGAGCAGCGGAATGAAAGCCTGGCTGCCCAGCGGGTGACGCTCCAGCATGCAGACGGTCAGCGGCATGTCCTGCACGTCGGCGCGGAAGATGCTGATGATCGCGTTGTCCTCTGGCGTGGCGGTTTCCACCGTCGCCAGTTTGTGAAAGCGCATCGTCGAACCGTTGTTGATCATGAAGTGATCGCTGCCGTCGGTTTCGATCACGTCACCGAAAGGGGCGAAGGCTTCTTTGGTCAGCGGTTCAATCGTCAATGTGCGCATGCTGGTCTTCTTTTCCGAATTCAATGTTGTTTGTTCTGGCGTCTTCGCGGGCAAGCCTCGCTCCTACGGTCGGTGATACCTGTAGGAGCGAGGCTTGCCCGCGAGCGGCGCGCTTATTTAGCGACCTTACCCAATACGCGCAGGCGGCTCACACCACCATCCGGGAATACATTCAGGCGGATGTGGGTGATCGGCCCCAGTGCCTTGATCTGCTCGGCGAAGGTGTGTTCGGCGTGCATTTCCAGTTTCTGCGCCGGCAGCAGTTCGCGCCAGAACAGCGATTGGGTTTCGATCTGGCTGTCGGTGCCGCCCTTGACGAACGCGCCTTGGATCGAGCAGGTGTCCGGGTAGTTGCCCTTGAAGTGCAGGGTGTCGACGATGACTTTCTCGATCTCGCCGGCATGCCCCAGCGCGACGATCACCCAGTCATTGCCAGGGGTACGGCGACGTGCGGTTTCCCAGCCGTCGCCCATGTTGATGCCGCGGCCCGGGTTGAGGATGTTGCTCATGCGGCCGAAGTGTTCGTCGGAGCAGGCGAGGGCGCGGCCACCGTTGAGGGCTGCAGCCAGGTCGACTTGCTCGTTGTCGCCGACAGCGGACCAGTCGCGGAACGGAATGCCGTACACACGCAGACGGGCCACGCCGCCATCCGGGTAGATGTTGAAACGCAGGTGGCTGAAGGCCTGGTCGTTGCTGATTTCGTGGTAGTGGTGGCTGTTGCCCTGCAACTCGACCGCGGGCAGCACTTCAGTCCACTGGGTGTTGTCGTCCGGCTCGCCCGAAGCGAGGAAGCAGGCTTCCAGTGAGGCCGATGGCGGGAAGTTGCCGGTGAAGAATGAAGTGTCGATGTCCACGCCTTTGATCGAGCCCGGTACGCCCAGGCGGATCACTGCGCTGTCGTAACCTTCGAAGCGCTTGCGGCGCGACTCCCAGCCGTCCATCCACTTGCCGTTGTCATCGAACACGCCCTCCTTCCACACGGCCGGGGTCGGCTGGAACAGACGGTTTGCATCAGCGAACCAGTCATCGGTGACCGAGATGATCTTGGTGCCCAGGCGGGCGTCGGCCAGGTTGACGAACTTCTCGAAAGGTACGGCGTAAGCTTTCATTCTTCTTGTCTGCCTTTAATAAGTTGGCTTGGGATGCTTGCAGGGCCCGGGGCGTCATTTGCGTTCATCAACGTCGGGCCAGGCTTGCTATAGGGTCAGTAATCGGAACAGGGCGATCTTGTTGATCTCCGCCAGCGCGCATTTGAACTCGGTGTCGACCGGGTTGTGGATGCGCGTTTCGAACGCTGCGAGGATCTGATGCCGGTTGCTGCCTTTTACCGCCATGATGAAGGGAAA
Encoded here:
- the minC gene encoding septum site-determining protein MinC, which codes for MSKIDPLDQDPVFQLKGSMLAITVLELARNDLENLDRQLAAKVAQAPNFFSNAPLVLALDKLPPHEGAVDLPGLMRICRQHGLRTLAIRASRIEDIAAAIAVDLPVLPPSGARERALDPHEGEVKKKPEKPPEPTIKPTKIITSPVRGGQQIYAQGCDLVVVSSVSPGAELLADGNIHVYGPMRGRVLAGVKGDTKARIFCQQMSAELVSIAGHYKVSEDLRRDPLWGSGVQVSLSGDVLNIIRL
- a CDS encoding patatin-like phospholipase family protein produces the protein MSPAEPVTGLILSGGGARAAYQVGVLAAIAELLPVGASNPFPVIVGTSAGAINAVSLASGAMDFRGAIEALTAFWQGFRSHLVLRSDWPGVIHQASRFVSHNLMGIGAQVPVALLNSSPLRGLLNDKLNMTGIDQAIAQKQLQAVAVTAFGYESGQAVTFYQGGGTIDAWLRHRRIGVPTQLTVEHLLASSAIPLLFAPVKIGEEYFGDGAVRQSAPISPALHLGASRVLVVGVSGNPRGVDPQQPLQRAYTGQQPTLAQIGGHMLNSTFIDSLESDIELLQRLNQFGHLLPDGTPTRALGVAPVEVLVISPSQPIDEIAARHRQELPAALRLFLRGPGATKTSGAGVLSYLLFEAGYCSELIELGRRDALAKRGELSRFLGLAESVVPA
- a CDS encoding lipid A biosynthesis lauroyl acyltransferase; its protein translation is MDRPRFRTAFISPRFWPLWCGLGLLWLIVQLPYPALLAIGRALGALMYRVAGDRRRIAKRNLELCFPEKTAAERKRLLKDNFASTGIAFFEMAMSWWWSRERLAKLAHVEGLEHLQKAQREGKGVILMAVHFTTLEIGAALLGQQHTIDGMYREHKNPLFDYIQRRGRERHNLDSLAVERDDVRGMLKLLRAGRAIWYAPDQDYGAKQSIFVPLFGIQAATVTATSKFARLGKSLVVPFTQERLADGSGYRLVIHAPLEGFPGESEEADCIRINQWVEGVLRECPQQYLWAHRRFKSRPPGEPKLYAKRG
- a CDS encoding outer membrane protein OmpK, producing the protein MKRTCTSLMLAGSLLAGGQAMAADLLQWQNNSLTYLYGKDFQVNPRIQQTVTFEHADAWTYGDNFFFVDKIFYNGEKDFNAGPNTYYGEFQPRISLGKVLDQKIEFGPIKDVLLAMTYEFGEGDTESYLIGPGFDLAIPGFDYFQLNFYQRHTEGSRAGDNVWQITPVWSYTIPVGDSNILIDGFMDWVVDNDSNSKGDYHANLHFNPQVKYDLGKALNFGEKQLYVGVEYDYWSDKYGIKDSQVFKTDQSTTSFLVKLHF
- the minE gene encoding cell division topological specificity factor MinE, whose protein sequence is MNIFDFFRANKKPSTASVAKERLQIIVAHERGQRSTPDYLPALQKELVEVIRKYVNIGSDDVHVALENQGSCSILELNITLPDR
- the minD gene encoding septum site-determining protein MinD, with protein sequence MAKILVVTSGKGGVGKTTTSAAIGTGLALRGHKTVIVDFDVGLRNLDLIMGCERRVVYDFVNVVNGEANLQQALIKDKRLENLYVLAASQTRDKDALTVEGVEKVLMALKADFEFVVCDSPAGIEKGAHLAMYFADEAIIVTNPEVSSVRDSDRMLGLLASKSRRAENGEEPIKEHLLLTRYNPQRVSDGEMLGVEDVKEILAVALLGVIPESQAVLKASNSGVPVILDDQSDAGQAYSDAVDRLLGKTVEHRFLDVTKKGFFERLFGGR
- a CDS encoding RluA family pseudouridine synthase, which produces MPLSNIRIIHQDAAVLVVDKPTLLLSVPGRADDNKDCLITRLQENGYPEARIVHRLDWETSGIILLARDPDTHRELSRQFHDRETEKAYTALCWGQPALDSGSIDLPLRYDPPTKPRHVVDHEFGKHALTFWRVLERCGDWCRVELTPITGRSHQLRVHMLSIGHPLLGDGLYAHEQALAAWPRLCLHASMLSFTHPQTGERLRFECPAPF